CGTAACATCGAAGCTCTTTACAAAGAACGGTACCCCTCCCCCGGCGACAGTTGATCCATCCGATGCGATGACAAGGGCGAAGTACTCACCTGAGATGCCGTTTGAGGTATCGTAGGTTGCCGTGTAGTTACCTGTTGACTCATGGGTCACGTTGAGTTCGTACTCATCCCCGGGTCCAAATACGATCAGTTTGCCTGGTGTACCCATATCGGTCTGGAGGGTTACATCACAGGGTCCGGTTGAGTTTGTCACGTTTATCGTGAATTGGACGGTGTCACTGGTTTGGTACTCAAACGCATCGGTTGTGATCGAGACTGAGAGATCGGTTATAAAGATCGGTATCTCCTCTATGCAGGACTCACCATTTCCTGATGCCTCTGCTTCTATGATGAAGGGCGGTGTTCCAACCATCCTCATATCCCGCATAGGAATTGAGGTGTTTCCTGTGAAGTTATCACTGTCAAGCGTGAAGTTGATCCAGCCTGTACCGTTCAGGATCGAGAGCCCGGTTCTTGTGATGCGTGGACCTGGTATACCCAACGCATCCCGTTCATCTTCTGGCATGAAGAGTTCCCATGGCATCCCGACCGAGAAATTGAGCGTGCCGTTTGAGACTGCGGTGCCGTTGAGGTTGGTCACGTAGACCGAAAGATTCACGCTATCGTTGAGTTTGTATGGTTCAAAGATATCTCTTTCTGAGAGGAACTTCATCTCGAGGTTGCCGAGGACTTCAAATTCTGTGAACTCAAAGGCAGACGGCTCCCCAATGGTTGTATTAACGAGTATCACGATCAGCTCATAGAAGCCTGGATCCAGCCCTGTGGTATTATACGATCCTGTGTAGGTGGTCGATCCACTGATATTTATCGTGCTCATTGTCCCCTCGTCAGGATTCATCACTACCACTGTCCCATTCTTTCCATTCATCGCTGCAGTAATCCCTGCATCAAAGGGATCGCTGAATGAGACGCTCGCATTGTGGTAGAAGTTGAGACCACTCACCGTGTTGCCAGACTGATTGGACACACTCACGGTTATGTTCACCGTATTTCCTTCGTAATACTCGTTGTGGTCGGTATCAACCTCGATCTCAAACTCAGGGACAAATGCAAACGCCTCTGCATAGGAGGTTGAACTGCCATTTGTTGCTGTAAGTGAGAATATGCAGGGACCTGTATTGCTTATCGTATAATTCAGCGTTGCTTTTCCGTTTGAATCGGTTGTAACAGGCGAAATAGATGTGTTGACATCCTCCCAGTTTCCCATCGGATTCCAGTGCACCGCAACCGTGATATTAGCCCCTGCGATCGGTGTTCCGTCAAACTCGGTTGTCTGCAGATATACTCTCACAAGGTCGTTCAGCCTGTACTTTTCCTGGTCCGTGTATGCGGTGAACTTAAAGTCCTGTACCATGAGTGGCCTGTGATCTCTTGCATAGTGCGTATTGTTGGCGTTACCGGTGAATGTGAGGAAGTAGTTTCCTGAATGATCGGGTGCTGTGAACGTGATTGTTGTCTTCCCATCACTGCCTGTTGTGTTTGAGGCTTTTAGAACCTTCCACCACTGATTATCGCCAGGATATGTTGCATAAAGATCGACCGTCATATTTGGGATCACATTTCCCGATAGATCTGTTGCCGTAACACGAACGTTTACAGTGCTTCCAGGTTCTGCTGTCATATCATTCATCCTGATCTCAAGCCTTGAATTTGTCAGGACAAAAGTTTGTCCACCCCGTATAAACTGTGAGTGTGTTCTATTTATTGCATCCACGATGAGCATATATTCACCTGGGTTGAGTCCTGTTGATGGTATACTGATACCTGAGGAGGTTGTACCACTCATCATGAGTGTGGGCTTTGCAAGTTTGTCAGCTGAGTATGTGTAGACGTGGTATCTGTACTCATCGACTGCAAAACCATCTGGTATATTGAAGTTTGCAGTTATGTTATTTCCCTCGCTCACACGATCATCCATAAACATGTACGAATTCTCAACGGCCGGCATCTGCGGGAGATCAACGGTGACATCCGAGCCGTTTATCGTGATATTTCGCGTAAACGCTGAGACATTACCCCACATCTTGAAGACAAAGTCGTACGTCCCGTTTGGCAGGTAAACATCATCATAAAACCCGTATGGCTGGTTATACCCGGTGATTAATGTTACAATGCTATCGTTAAACGGTGCGTGGTTGTTCGTTGCATTATTCCGTACCTCTATCGTCAGGCCCTGGGTGTTTCCTGAAAAGTTGAACGTGACGTTGTAGCCCTTTTCAAGCGTGGGTGATATCAAGGTCACGCCACCCTGGGTAAGTTCGCTCAGCCTGGAATAGTTTACAAAGTTTGTGCTGTTTTTAAAGACGATGTCCTCTGTGTCTGTCATTATCGATAGATTGTAGCTTCTCTGAGGCGAATAAGCTGTTGTGAAGTAGTACTGGCTCCAGGAAGCTGTGTCGTTGAGTGTTCCGTTATCAACCCTTGCGGATACGTTGAACGTGCTCTCATTACCCGCAAAGTACTGCCTGTCCATGACAAAACTTATGTTACTCCCGGAGATCGATGCAATACCTGTCTCGAGTGGTGAACCTCCCGCCGATAGATAACTCTCCCCTGTTGTACCGTTGTAGGAAGCGGTAAAATCTGGCATATCACCAAGACTTGTATTGATTGATATCTGGTATTCGTAATCTGTTGAATTGGGAATTGATCCGTTTAACTGCAGCATGAGAAGAAGGCTCTCGTTGTTATCGCCTCCATAGACCTTCGTGAGGTTTGCATAATCTGGAAGTGTAGGATCTGGTAGGGTATCGGTGATATTCCATGTGGCGTTTGGTTCTGGAATGGACGCATTGCGGGTGTATGATGTGAATGTTGTATACTCACCAAAACCTGTTGAAATATCGTATTCATACTTTGTCGCCCTGATATCATTCTCGGATGATAGTGGGCTTTCCATCTGGATGCTTAAGTTTGCAGCAGGTCTCAGTGGGACATCCACGATGTTGTATGTGCTGTTTAGGTACGTGATATTGAAGTTCTGTACATCGTTCACGTCATAGCGACAAATACTGTAGTTTAGAAACTGGATGCCAATGTTTGTTGAATGGGATGCATAATCCCTACCAGCTGTTGACTGGTTATCTCCGCCCAGGACGTACAGAAAATGATACAGCGATGAACTGGCATTACTGTATAATACAACACCACTTGCAGATGAATTATTGAACTCATACTCTCCCTGATTCAGGTTATTTGAATCGTACTGTGTCGTGCCGTTTGCAAAGAATACTGTTGAGTTCGGGATTAAAGATCCTGTCGATGCATCTTTAACCCTTATCTCAAGCGTTGAAGCAGACGTGAACGGTACACTCACCGAAATTACGACTGCAAGTACCAATACTAATGTCATTACTTTACTTTTTTTATTCATAATGCTGACCCCCCGATCAGATTTACTTCAAATATCTATTATACTTTTACTTAGATATGTATAAAAGCATTGACTGTATTCTAAAAATAGTTTCCTATATATTGGTGTAAATTTTACTAATATGTGTTTATTTTGATAGGGCGACGATTCCTGGATATAGCATCATTATTTTAAATATCTCCTCCCATCCTATATCTGATGAAGTTGTTGAGGATTCAGGGCACACCTCTGGATGCAGAGAAGACGATACTCGTCATTGATCTGACGCATGGAGGTAGAACGCTTGGCAGGGCGATCGAACGTTACTCTACTGCAAGAGTTCTGCTCTATGATCTCTATGGAAAAGATAAGGGATCTGCGATACCAGACTTTGATCTCTGTATCTCTCCACTCCACTCACCTGTGATGAATCCCATCTTGTTGAGAGATGAGCGCGTGATCTCCCATCACCGTGCAACAGGAGATATTCTCAGGGAGTTTAAGAAGCATCTGGGCTGCAGGATCGTCGAGATCACCGGCACAAAGGGCAAGACATCGGTTGCAACACTGTTAAAGATGATGCTTGGTAGGGAGATGCGTGTGCTTTCACTGACAAGTCGTGGGGTCGAGTACACCACATGTTCCAATCATTCCAGATTTCTAAGGAGAGATCTGAGCATCACACCCGCACACACACTTGAAGCAATGGCAATTGCAGAATCAGAAGGTCTTGAGGTCGATATTGCGCTCTTTGAAGTTTCACTCGGGTTTACAGGAGCCGCCGATCTCAATGTCCTGACCTCCCTCAGGGGTGACTACCCAATCGCAGGCGGCATGCTTAAAGCTTCTGATGCAAAGAAGTACACGATGACGGATCTTGATGGAGAGGTGGTGGAACTTGATGATTCAGGTGGTGCACTTCCCGGTGGCATGCGATTTGGCAGGCGACAGCAGGATAATCTTAAGCTTGCAATCTACACGGCTGAAAAGCTCGGGGTGTCGGTAGACACGATCGAGGCTGTATCTGCTTCTTCTTCGCAGATTCCATCGAGGATGGAGATTATAGAAAACGGGGACTGGGTCGTTGTGGATGACTCAAACCCTGCTTTTGATGTTGAGAACTTAACTCAGGGGATTGAGGAGATCCTGGAGGTTGAAGGTGAACATATCGTCATTGTAGGCGGTTCATACCGTGGAAGCTGCTCAAAAGTAGATCTGGATGGAGTCAGACGTGTAATCGATAGATACAGTGGAAAAATCAGGTTCTATCTCAGCGGTGAGATTGGACAGGATCTCATCAGAGCAGGGGCAGCATACCCATTTCTCGAGGGAGGGATTGATGCAATGGTCGATGATGTGCGAGAACGTTCGAATGGAAATAAAGGGGTTATACTTATCTCGCGGAAGCAGGAGG
This genomic window from Candidatus Syntrophoarchaeum caldarius contains:
- a CDS encoding Mur ligase middle domain-containing protein, which encodes MKLLRIQGTPLDAEKTILVIDLTHGGRTLGRAIERYSTARVLLYDLYGKDKGSAIPDFDLCISPLHSPVMNPILLRDERVISHHRATGDILREFKKHLGCRIVEITGTKGKTSVATLLKMMLGREMRVLSLTSRGVEYTTCSNHSRFLRRDLSITPAHTLEAMAIAESEGLEVDIALFEVSLGFTGAADLNVLTSLRGDYPIAGGMLKASDAKKYTMTDLDGEVVELDDSGGALPGGMRFGRRQQDNLKLAIYTAEKLGVSVDTIEAVSASSSQIPSRMEIIENGDWVVVDDSNPAFDVENLTQGIEEILEVEGEHIVIVGGSYRGSCSKVDLDGVRRVIDRYSGKIRFYLSGEIGQDLIRAGAAYPFLEGGIDAMVDDVRERSNGNKGVILISRKQEEGYR